GGTGCATCCTTCTGCAGGTTTCGTGAGGTGCTGGCCACTAACAACATAAGACCCTGGGAGCTGGTGTCTGTCTTCAAGCAGGTGCTGAGAGACTTTGTGAACCATAAGCAATATGAGGAAGAGTACGACTTCTCAGGTCAGTCGGCACAGCTCAGACCAATGGAGGCTTGGACCAGCCGCTATAAAATGAGGCAGGGCTTTGTCACGACTACCATCCCCAACTGTGGAGACTGCCCAAGGGAGGAGATCCCAACAATCTCTGGATATGTGGACTGGGCCATGCAGCACTCCAGTTCATTCTCAGGTTACAGTGACTGGGAGCATCCATATAACTATCCAGCATCTCTCAGGCCCAACGGGACATACAGCACTACACTGTGAAAAGACACACCAAACATGAaaccacatgaaaacaacaaacacataaaaaatgttaatgttttaggTTTTTCAAGGTTTGAGACCAAGAACACAATTCATTACAAGGACT
The sequence above is drawn from the Hippoglossus hippoglossus isolate fHipHip1 chromosome 22, fHipHip1.pri, whole genome shotgun sequence genome and encodes:
- the rd3l gene encoding protein RD3-like, which encodes MPLFSWMKWSHVTKVQTQNEAPPLKSSEVVPSRRLIRELLWHVEEREQLARELEQEHRLAHSSPGLQWFQKYHRLRTLIPTSELYQLEFLCAQIPPIHAAAVLSRFREVLATNNIRPWELVSVFKQVLRDFVNHKQYEEEYDFSGQSAQLRPMEAWTSRYKMRQGFVTTTIPNCGDCPREEIPTISGYVDWAMQHSSSFSGYSDWEHPYNYPASLRPNGTYSTTL